The genomic stretch CGGGACGTCGTCCTCGTAGTAGATGGCCTCCACCGGGCAGACCGGCTCGCAGGCGCCGCAGTCCACGCACTCGTCGGGGTGGATGTAGAGCATCCGCTCGCCCTCGTAGATGCAGTCCACCGGACACTCGTCGATGCACGCCTTGTCGAGGACGTCGACGCAGGCCTGGGTGATCACGTAGGTCACGGTGGTTCCCTCCCGGGGACGCGTGTAGCAGTAACCGCTGGCCAGGCCAGGGTGGGTCCTGAGGCCACAGTATGACGCCCCGGTGCGCGCGCGGGCGCGACGGGTGGCCCGCGACGGGCCGACGTCCCCCGGACGGGGTGACCCGGAAGCGGCATCTCAAGCTTCGCGGGCGTCTGCCGATCCTGGTTGCGTGCACGGAGCGAGGAACACGCGGGCGACGTCGGCGTCCCCCTTCGACGCACAGGCGGCCATGGAGGGCCTGCTCCAGCGTCTGCGCGCCTCCTCCGGCGCCACCCGGCTCTCGGTGTGGGTGCTCGAGGCCACGACGCAGACGATGGTCCCGTTCCGCCAGGCGGTAGCCACCTCCGGGCGGCCACCCGTCGAGCACCCCCGCCTGCGCACGCCGGTCGCGCTGAGCCGGTCGCCCTTCTTCGCCCGCGTCGTCCGGGACCGGGCGCCGGCCGTGGCGCACTCGACCGGGCGCCGGGCAGCCGACCGCGAGATCGAGGATGTCGGCATCCGCTCGGCCCACGGCGAGCCGCTGCTCCTGGACGGCGAGGTCATCGGCGTCCTGACCGTCGAGCCGGCCGCGGCGGCCGCACCGCGCCTGCTCCGCAGGGCCACCCGTGAGCTCGCCGCAGCGGTCGACGAGGCGTGGACCCGGCGCTCGGAGAAGCGTCGGACCGCGCAGGCCACCGTCCTGCTGCAGCTGATCGAGTCCGCCTCGCAGGCGCCGTCGACGGACCAGCTCCTGGCGGTCGCCTGCCGGCTGCTGGCCGGGCTCGGCGAGGTGGAGCGCGCCTGCATCTTCCTGGTCGAGGACGGCGCCCTGGTGCCGCGCATGGCCAGCTGCGCCGACGGCCGTCGCGACCCGGCCACCCGGGAGCAGTTCCGCAACGCCCCCGTCGGGCTGCAGCTGGCCGAGACCGTGCTGCGGACCGGCCAGCCGGTGACCGCCGACCGGGACTCGCATCTGCTGTCGGGCTGGTGGGCCGAC from Blastococcus sp. PRF04-17 encodes the following:
- the fdxA gene encoding ferredoxin codes for the protein MTYVITQACVDVLDKACIDECPVDCIYEGERMLYIHPDECVDCGACEPVCPVEAIYYEDDVPDKWKDFYNANVEFFSDLGSPGGAAKTGKINKDHPLVAALPPQGEGH
- a CDS encoding GAF domain-containing protein, with amino-acid sequence MHGARNTRATSASPFDAQAAMEGLLQRLRASSGATRLSVWVLEATTQTMVPFRQAVATSGRPPVEHPRLRTPVALSRSPFFARVVRDRAPAVAHSTGRRAADREIEDVGIRSAHGEPLLLDGEVIGVLTVEPAAAAAPRLLRRATRELAAAVDEAWTRRSEKRRTAQATVLLQLIESASQAPSTDQLLAVACRLLAGLGEVERACIFLVEDGALVPRMASCADGRRDPATREQFRNAPVGLQLAETVLRTGQPVTADRDSHLLSGWWADSFHIASGLAVPLGRSPHLAGVLALGSTRLRPFSEDVRRLAAAAGAHLGGVIEQARTSQARAASLTTTRVVRHRLVDRGARPRRRLLPAR